From the genome of Candidatus Neomarinimicrobiota bacterium:
AGGGGGGATCTTAGACAAGATGCTGGAAGAGCTCGAGAAATCCATGAAAAAGGATGTTGAGATAAGGGATAATATCAAGAAAGCCACTAGTTACCCAAAAATTGTAGGGTCAATTATGGTTATTTCTATGTACGTGGTCATCACAAAGGTCATACCGACTTTCACAGGTATTCTCACCAATTCTGGTACAGAAATTCCAGCGCTTACAAGATATTTACTTGCATTGGGAGATTTTCTTGATGCCTCAGGAATTTATTTCCTTATATCATTGATTGGCATTTTTACGCTGGCAAAATTTATTGGTAAAACAGAAAGTGGGAAATTATTCTTTGATAAAATTGCCTTAAAAAATCCAATTTTTAAAAAAATAACCATAGCGGCGATTAATCTTAGATTTACCAAGATATTAGGTACGCTTTTAAGTTTCGGAGTGCCCTTAAAAGATGCTTTGGGCGTAGTAAAAAATGTTGCCGATAATACAATTTATATAAATGCGATTGATAAAATTATCGAAGATATTGAGTCGGGTAAGCCCATTACTAGCAGTGTTAAAGAGACCAATGTTTTTTCAGATTATCTATGCAGTATGGTTGGGGTTGGTGAAGAGGTAGGCGCACTGGATAAGATGTTTTTATCTGCTTCCGAGTATTATGAAATTGAATTAACGAATAGTACGGATGGACTATCCGCTTTGATCGAGCCTATCATTACTGTGGTAATGGGTATATTCATTGCCTTGTTCGTGGGGAGTGTTTTTCTTCCTATGTTTAAAATGTACGAAAGTATTTCAATGTAGTTAAATTTATTCTTATCTTCTACTAGAGTAAAAAAATAAAGATTATATTGTATTAATATAAAGATGTATAATAGGCTTATTAATAAAACAAGATGAGGGAATATATGTTAAAAAATAAATCAAAGGGCTTTACCCTAATTGAATTGGTTATTGTAATTGCCATTATTGGGATTCTGGCAACTATCGCAGTCCCTGCATTTAACAAATCAGTCAGGACCGCACGCATTGCATCAGCTCGCGCTCTTGCAGCTACCATCAACACGGGTGTCATATCATCTCAGATTGAGTCTTCATTGAGTGGAGCGTCATTATATCCCAGCCCAGATAACGGTCTTCAAGATGGTGACGATTGGGAAACCGAGTTCACCGATCCTTCTGTTGGAGGAGACTGGACTTTTTCAACATCTACTGTTGCTGACATTGGTAGAGTCGCAAACTGGAAATTAGCAAGTGATCCAACTATTCAGGTTGTATATGTTGTGAATCTTATAAATAAACCGGTGAACCTTGACGCAGCACAAACAAAATACGTTGTTTATATGAGTAGTTCAGACAATGTATTCACTAATATTGGTGGAGTTCTTACTGTAGATGTATTAACTGGTTGCCCTGCTTCTAATACTGATGGAGAATTCTAATGCTGCTGGAGTAATGCCTTAGTATCATCATTATGAATAGTGGCAACCTACTTTATATACATTCTACTGCTGAAGATGGTTAAATTCTGTTCTATTTGTTCCATAATTAAAAAGGCCGGTTAT
Proteins encoded in this window:
- a CDS encoding type II secretion system F family protein, which codes for MLEELEKSMKKDVEIRDNIKKATSYPKIVGSIMVISMYVVITKVIPTFTGILTNSGTEIPALTRYLLALGDFLDASGIYFLISLIGIFTLAKFIGKTESGKLFFDKIALKNPIFKKITIAAINLRFTKILGTLLSFGVPLKDALGVVKNVADNTIYINAIDKIIEDIESGKPITSSVKETNVFSDYLCSMVGVGEEVGALDKMFLSASEYYEIELTNSTDGLSALIEPIITVVMGIFIALFVGSVFLPMFKMYESISM
- a CDS encoding type II secretion system protein, with translation MREYMLKNKSKGFTLIELVIVIAIIGILATIAVPAFNKSVRTARIASARALAATINTGVISSQIESSLSGASLYPSPDNGLQDGDDWETEFTDPSVGGDWTFSTSTVADIGRVANWKLASDPTIQVVYVVNLINKPVNLDAAQTKYVVYMSSSDNVFTNIGGVLTVDVLTGCPASNTDGEF